The genomic segment TCTCCGACTACGCGTTCCTCAGCGACTGCCACTCGGTGGCCCTGGTGGGCCGCGACGCGTCAGTGGAGTGGGCGTGCTTCCACCGCTTCGACCAGCGCTCGGTATTCGCCCGGATCCTGGACCGCGAACGAGGCGGCTACTTTCGCATCGCCCCGGTCGCGGAGTACACCACCACCCGGCGCTACCTGCCGGACACCAACGTCCTGGAAACCCGCTTCGAGACCGCCACCGGGGCCGTGACGGTCACCGACTGTCTGCCGGTACGCGAGACCTCACCCGTCCCGGCCGCGTCGAGCGCCGACCCCCGGACGGGTTGCTCCTGCGCACCGTGCGCGGCGAGACAGGCACCGTGGAACTGCGGCTGGAGTTCGCTCCCCGATTCGAGTACGGGCTCACCACTCCCTTCGTCGAACACCCGGACGAGGACCTGGCCGTGGTCACCGGTGGCCCCGACTCCCTGCTCCTGCAGAGCGAACTGGGGGCGCTGAGCACCGACGAGACCGGCATGTGCACGTCTCGTGCGAGCGTGGACCAGGGGCAGGTGGCCTACGTCGCCCTCACCTACGCGGCGGCCGGGGCGCTGACCGTCCGCAGGTTCTCCCGCGCGGACCTGAGCGGCCGATCGGCGGAGACCATCGCCTTCTGGACCAACTGGGCCGCCCGGTGCACCTACCAAGGCCCGCACCGCGACGCCGTGGTGCGCAGCGCCCTGGTCCTCAAGGGGCTCATCTACGACGAGACCGGAGCCCTCGCCGCGGCACCCACCACCTCGCTGCCCGAGGAGATCGGCGGCGAGCGCAACTGGGACTACCGCTACACCTGGCTGCGTGACTCCGCTGCGATGCTGGCCGCCCTCGGCGCCATCGGGTACCTGGAAGAGGCCCAGCACTTCGCGGACTGGCTGCTGCGCACCACCGCAGGCCGGGCCGAGGACCTGCAGATCATGTACGGCATCGGTGGGGAGCGGCTGCTCCACGAAGTGGACCTCGACCATCGGAAGGGCTATCGCGGGTCGCGCCCGGTACGGGTGGACAACGGCGCCTGGGACCAGTTCCAGCTCGACACCTACGGCGAACTGCTGGCCGCGGCCTTCCTCGTCCTGAAGCTGCGCGGCGCGCAGACACTGACGCCGCGCGGTGCCGCCTTTCTGTGCGACGTGGTGGAGCTGAACATCAAGCGGTGGCAGGAGGTCGACGAGGGGATCTGGGAGATCCGCGGAGGACGGCGGCACTTCGTCTTCTCCAAGTTGATGGCCCGGCTCGCCGTGGACTGCGGTCTCCACATCCTGGACCTGAACCCTGCGCTGACCCAGGACCCGGGGGTGCGTGAGCGCTGGCAGGACGCGCGCCAGGAGATGCGCACCGCCCTGGAGACCCGGGGGGTGGACCCGAAGACCGGTGCCTTTCTGCGGGCCTTCGAACACGATGAGCTCGACGCCTCGGCCCTGCAGGTGGGCCTGCGGGGCTTCCTGCCGCCCGACGATCCGAGGATCCTGGCGACGATCGACCGCATCGAAGCCGAACTGACGCGCAACGGTCACGTCTACCGCTACCTCGGCGAGGACGGGCTGCAGGGCGAGGAGGGCACCTTCGTCTTCTGCACCCTGTGGATGGCGTCCGCCCTGGCCCGTGCCGGCCGTACCGACGCCGCCGAGACGTACCTGACCCGGGTCCTGGACTGCGCCAACGACCTTGGACTGCTGGCCGAGGAGATCGACCCCGGCACGGGAGAACAGCTCGGCAACTTCCCTCAGGGCTTCAGCCATCTCGGCGTCATCGGAGCAGTACTGAACCCCGCTCACGCCCAACCCGGCGCCGACGCCTTCTGGATCGACCGGTGGAAGGACCTGAAGGGGAGGTGAGCCGCAAAGGGCCCGGCGGTGCCGAAAGGGCTTCGTGCGGGCTCGGGTCAACGTGTCGGCTCGTCGGCTCGTCAGCTCGTCAGCTCGTCAGCTCGAAGATGGCCCTGCCCGCCAGCATGATCCCCAGGAACAAGCAGATGGCGACAATGGCCTGGTCCTGGTGTGCTGCCAGCCAGGAGCGCAGGCCGGTCAAGATCCGCTCGGCCCTCCTTGGTGTGAAGACCATCAGGAGTTCCATCGTCAGAAGGCTGGCGGTGGCGAGGATGCAGAAGGCCAGCAGGGCGACGTAGGTCGCGCCGTGGGCGAGGTCCGCTTCCACGACCGTGGAGGCCGCGGCGGCGACCATCCCCCAGGGTTGCAGCAGCACGGCGAGCCCGGCGGCCGACCACACGGACGCCTGGTGCATCCGGGATGGCGGCGCGGCCGCGTCCGGGGCGGGCTGAGCCGTGTCCATGGGAGCGGAGGAGCGGCGGCTGCGGCGTCGGTGTTCGCCGTACAGGACCAGGGAGACGCCGATGGCCAGCTTGGCGGCCAGTGCGGCTGTGGAGGGCGGGCTCCTGGGCGCGGGCGGCTCACCGCCGGTCAGGATCAGGACCGCACCGATCACGGCCACCAGACACGCCAACCAGGCCAGGATGAACGCCAGCCCCTTCCAGACGCCGCCGGGTGAGGAGAGCACCAGCACGAAAGCCATGATCGGCAGGGGATAGAGCGTGATGGCCAGACCGATGAGGACCAGGTCGAGCACCATCGTCACACCCCTCTCACCGGGCCGGCCGTCCCCTCATGTTCACGCCTCGTCCGGCCCTGCACCACTCCTGCGGCGGTCCCGCCTGTCGCTCGACCGGCCGGGGGCCGAGAATGCAGATTGTGGCCAATCTCAGCGCACTCCGCGGCAGCCTCCGACCCGGCCCCACCTGGTCGGCAGGTGGGTTCGGACAGCGGGAACGGCGACGGAGTCTGGCACAGGCCCCTGTGCGTCACGGTCGGCCTGGGAGCGGGACTGCTCCTCCCCCACGTCGCGCTTCACCCGATGATCGGTGCCGATCGCGCGGCCGATCTGCTGTTCGCCCTGGGCTTCGGAGTGATCGGCCTGGTCAGCATCATCTTCTCGCTGCTGTTCCTGGTCGTTCAGTGGGCCGCGACGACGTTCACACCGCGTCTGGGCCTGTTCCGCGACGACCCGATCGTGTGGCGCACGTTCGCCTTCTCCCTCGGGGTCTTCGTCTTCTGCATCGCCGCGGCGCTGTCCATCATCAGCCGAACGGAAGTCTCCATCGCGGTCCCGGTGATCGCGATGATCCTGGCACTGGTCACGCTGGCGTTCATGTACACGCTGCGGAGCCGTGCCTTCGCCTCGATCCAACTCGGCCCCTGCCTGCACGCGATCAGCGACCGGACACGACACGTCGTCAACACCGTCCACGACCGTCCGCTGGGCGACCAGGCCTCGGCCGGGTCCGGCCTGCCGGCCGAGGCCGACGGGTCTCCTGTCCTCTGGCCCGACTACGGGGCAGTGCTGTGCGGGATCGACGTTCCCACGTTGGTGGAGGTGGCTCGCACGCACGACTGCCTGATCGTGCTGTGCCAGGCTCCTGGCCAACTGCTGGTCAGGAACCGTCCCGTGGCACGCATCCACGCGGGCACGCTTCCACCCGACGCGCTCCTGGCAGCCCTGGCACCAGGAGTGGAACGCACCTTCGACCAGGACCCGGAGATCGGAATGCGGCTACTGGCGGACATCGCCCTGCGTGGTCTGTCCCCGGCGATCAACGACCCGGCCACCGCCGTGCAGGCCCTGGACCACATCGAAGACCTCTTGCTCCTGCTGGCCGACCGCGATCTCGACGTCGGCCGGGTCCACGACGCCGACGGCACGCTGCGGGTCATGGTGCCTGGCCCGGACTGGGACCGGTACCTCAGCACCGCCCTCGACGACGTGATCAACAGTGCGCAGACCATCCCCCTGGCCCTCCACCGGATCCGTCTTCTGCTGCAGCACGTCCTGGACGCCGGCCCCGAGACACGCCGCCCGCAACTCCGGGAACGGCTCACCCGGGTGGAGCAACTGATTGCGCGCTGCTTCCCTGCCTCCTCGGCACCGAACCCGGCAGCCGACACCGACAGCCATTGACCATGGCGGCACCTGCCCTGCGGGCGTCGGCCTGATTCTGGGCTTACGTGCCGGTCGCCTCCCCCGTGCGATCACCGCTGCCCGGAGTCGACCGCGACCGGGAGAATGCCAGGGCGATGAGGTGCCGCCAGTTCAGGGGCGGGTTGGCCGTCGGCGCCCCGGGACGGCTCCTGGGCACCCGCACCCGCAGTACGCCCGAGTTGATGCTGCAGGTGACCGGGGTCGGCAGGTTCAGGGCTTCGCCGTCGACGGCAACGGGAATGGTCTCCGCAGCGGCGTGGACCGTGACCTGGTGAGCGGTCAGTACGTGCAGCCCAGTTGCCCGGCCTCCGCGCACCGCCAGCTCGGCCGCCTGGACCGCGCCGTCCACCCGGATGCCGAGCACGCCCAGGGTGCCCCCGTCGAGCCGGGTTCTGCGGCCGGCGGCGAGCGGGTCGACGGCGGCGTACGGGTTGTTGCTCACGAGCAGCGCCTGCTGGGACTCCAGCCGGGTGCCGTCCGCGTGGACGTCGAGCCGTTCGCCCTGGTCGCCGAGGAGGAGGTCGGGCAGGGCGTTCAGGGCGGTGCCGGCTTTGGCGGTGCGGTATTCCGGGCTCTGGACGATCTGCGCGTAGGCCCCGAACGAGACGGTATTGACGAAGGGGCGGCCCGCCACGACGCCGAGGTCGACCGTGAGCTCCTCGCCATCGGTGAGCGCGTCCAGACAGCGAGAGGGGTCAGTGCGGTCCAGACCCAGGTCCATCGCGAAGTGATTGCGGGTCCCGGCGCTGATCACCATGAAGGGGAGGTCGTGTGCCGCCGCGACCGCCGCGACCAGGGCCTGGGTGCCGTCACCGCCCGCCACGCCGAGCAGGTCAGCCCCTTCGGCCACCGCCCGGCGCGCCAAGGCGGCCACATCGGTGCTCACGGCGGTATCCAGCAGGAGCACCCGCGCACCCAACCGCTGAGCCTTCTCCACCAACCCGAAACGCCCCACCTTGCCGTCCCCTGACATCGGATTCATGATCAGCACCGGCCGTACCGGCGCCGGACGGACGATCGCCGCCATGCCCACGTGCGGCCGCGCCCGGCGCAGAGCCACTCGCCCGCAGGTCAGCGCGGCGCCACCGAGCAACAACGACGCCAGCGCCACCACCCAGAGGCCCGTCCGGGCATAGAACACCAGCACCGCCGCCGGAGCCCCGACAGCGAGCAGCGCACCCGCGCCGCGCACCACGCCCCGATGCGCCAGCGCCCACCACACCCCCACCGCCGCGACCACCAGGCCCGCCAGCCCGATCAGGAGGATCAGCGGACCGCCCGCCCCGGTGAACGCGAGCAGGATCACCACCGCTGCCAGCCCGCACAGGAGCGAAAGCCGCGCCAGCAGCCGGGCACCCGCCATCGTGCCGCCATCACTCGTGTCCATAACCGTTCCTCCACGGTGGGTGGGGAGGGTCCGCCGGCCCCATGAAGCAGCCCTTTCACCCGACCGGCCGAACCACGCTCCGCTTGGCCACCTTGTCGCATCCGAACACAACGACAACCCCTCCGCATCCGGAGTCCCCGTCCCGGTGCCGAGCACCACGGGGCTTGGTACCCCGCCCCGGTCGGCCCCCCAGGGTGCCCGGAGGGGTCTGCACGAGTCGCGGGCGTCGAACCGACGGATTTCACTGGACGTCAGCAGTTCGCGCGGAGCGCGGAGCGCGGGTCGCGATGCCGCGTCTCTGCCCGTCGACCCGGCCATGCCGTTCGAGTCACTACTGATGAGATGTCGCACGCCATGGCACCGCCTTCCTTGAGGAGACGCCCACATGATGGAGCCCGCCGTCCCTCCCCGCAGCGGACGGGAGCGCGGCCCGATCACGCCCGAGGGCGTCCTGCAGTGGCTGCTGGAGGGGAACAGGCGCTGGGTCGGCGGGCAGCTCGTCCATCCGCACGGGACGGTCGCGCGCCGTGCGGCCCTGGCAGCTGGGCAGGACCCCATGGCGACCGTCTTCTCGTGCATCGATTCCCGCGTGCCCCCGGAAATCGTCTTCGACTGCGGTGTCGGAGATCTCTTCGTGGTGCGGACCGCGGCCCACACCAACGACGGCCTGGTGCAGGGCGCGGTGGAGTACGGAGTGGACGAGGCGTTGACGCCGCTGCTCGTCGTGATGAGCCACCAACGCTGCGGCGCGGTCGGTCTCGCGGTGGAAACACTCAACGCGGGCCGGGCGGCGCCCGCGCACCTCGAGGACGTTGTCGAGGCCCTCCGACCGGCCTACGAGGCGGCCAAGGCGCTTCCGGGCGACCAAGTGGACAACACCGTACGGGCGCAGATCCGCCTGACCGTGGAGCAGTTGCACCATGACTCGATGCTCGAACCACTCGAATCCCAGGGACGGGCCCGCGTCATCGGTGCCTACTACTCACTGGATTCGGGAGCCGTGGACTTCCACCAAGCGTGAACCCCGCGGGGTGTGCGCCACCGATGCGGTACCGCGGAATCCCTCAACGACCTGACTCAGTGGTCCGCACCCTTGGTCCGACGATGAGAGACCTGTTCCCGTGCCGTGCGCCAACGCGACCGTGTCTGCTCGACCAGGCTGTCCCACTGCTGGCGGACCTCATGGTCTGAAGGGCGATGGCCCTGACGGATCCGGCTGAGCTCGTCCCGCACTTCTCGTCCCAGTGCGGCCGATGCGACGAGGACGAGCATGGCTGCGAAGAGGGCCGAGATCATCGCGAAGACCGCACCCACCACCCCGTAGCGTGAGGTGGAGGAGTTGAAGAGACGCGGCAGGTAGAGGGTTGCGCCCCACGAATACACAGCTGTCAACACGGCTGCGGTGACGCCGAAAGGGATCAGGTCGGGCCAGGGGATCCGCTTGGCTGACAGGATCCAGCCGCTCCAGACAAGGAACACGCCCGATACCGATGCCTCACAGGCCGCGGTCACCAGACTCAGCTGGCGCCCGCCAAGAGCTGCGGCGAGCCACCCCGTGACCAGTGCGTAGGCGCCAAGAGTGAGGATCCACCACAGGCCGTTCCGGGTGTTGCGCACGCTGAGCGGCTTGAGTTCCCATGTCTGTTCGAAGAGCCGCTGCGACGCCCGCGCGAAGCTCAGCACGGAGACCGTCAGGAACACCACCCCGAAGACGCCCACACTCGTGGTGGTGCTCTCGGCAGGGGAGAGCAGGGAGTTGACCGCATCGGCGCCCGCCCCGGAGAGGCCGTAGCGCTTGATGATCCGGTCCGCGGAGTCGTAGTCGACGACTCCGCTCAGGGCGGCGCCGCCGAGGATCGCGAGCGGAACCAGTGCGGTGAGAGCGCTGGAGGCCAGGGCCATCGAGCGGTCGAACCCGACGATCCTCTGAAACCGGTTGATGACTCGCAACGCGAAGACGGGACGCAGCCAGAACGTCAGTGTTCTGACCAGCCGCTCGCGATTGATCCTTGACGTCCTGCCCTCCGTGAAGATCGGAACCTGCATGGCGGATCCTGTACAGCGGATCCTGTATGGCGGCCGAGCCTAACGGACGGTCAGGAGGTCCACGACGGGCGACACGGATGCTTCCCCGAGCTGCGAACAGTGCGTCTCGGCCCTTGGGTGGTGAAGAGCGAAGCAGTGCCGGTCCGTCAGAGCAGTCGGGTGCGGTGCAGGGTGACGAGCAGGTTCCAGATCTGATGGGTGATCTCTTCGGGAGTTGCCTCGATGAGCCCGTGCAGCCAGTCGGCGAGCACGCCGGCGAAGGTCGCGGCCACGGCCGAGGCGATCAGGTCGGGCCGTGGTGCCCCGACCAGGGCGCGCTCGGCGCGACTGCGGGCGCGCAGATCCTGATGGAGTACCTGGCCGAGGGGGCCGCCACCACCGGGGCGAAGGAGGGTCCGGTAGAGGCCGGCGTGCGGGACGAGGCCGGTGAAGAAGGCGGCCAGTGCGGGCGGCGGGTTTTCCGGGTCGGGGGTGCCGCGCCAGGCGTGGAGGGCGTCCACCGCGTCGCGGACCACGTCGGCGCAGGCGTCGACGGCCAGTGCCTCCAGGCCGCCGTAGTGGAGGTAGAACGTGGCACGGCCGACCCCGGCCCGGCGTACCAGGGCGGCGACGCTGACGTCCGCGAGCGGGTGCTGCGCGCACTCGTCGAGCAGGGCCTGGCGCAGCCGGGCCCTGGTCCTGGCCGCCCGGGGGTCTGCCGGCGGGGCTGTCACCGGGCCGCCAGGACGGCGGCGAGGGCCAGCGCGCCGGGCAGCGCCTGGGCGATCAGGATGCGCCGGTTCGCGGTGACGCCGCCGTACACCCCGGCGACCAGCACGCAGACCAGGAAGAAGACCGTGACCCGGAATCCGGTCGGGTCGCCGGCGATCAGGCCCCAGACGAGCCCGGCCGCCAGAAAGCCGTTGTAGAGGCCCTGGTTCGCGGCCAGTGGCGCGGTGGCGCGGGCCATGTCGGCATCGAAACCGGAGAGCTTGCGGCCCGGCCCCTTCTCCCACAGGAACATCTCCAGAACCAGGATGTACGCGTGCAGCGCGGCCACCAGGCCGACCAGGACATTCGCCGTCGTTTCCATTGTCATTCCCGTCTACCGCAAGCTTTATGGACAGGTGTCCATCATACATGGACAGTCGTCCAGAATATCCGCGCTCGCTGTACCGCCCAAGGAAGCGACCGCTGTCCTGCGTGGTGCGCCGGCATCCGGCCACGGATCCGCCGCGAAAACCCGTTGGCGAACCACGGAGACCACTGCTACTTTTCCGGAGGCCGTGCAAGAGAACGAGGAGGTGGTACCCGTGAACGCACTATCGACATGGGTGCTCCCCTCCGGGGTCATGGTCGGGCGATAGGTCGTCCGGGAGCGCCGTTACTGAGCTCTCCCGAAAGGCACGACCATGAACTTCACTTCTGAACAACGCCTCGACGACGGCGTCCTCGAACGCGACTTCACCCTCGGCGAGATCCCCGGCACCCTGTGGACGCCCGGATCCGCATCCGCGTCCGCACCGGCACCGCTGATCCTGCTCGGCCACCCCGGCGGACTGCAGAAGATGTACCCCCGGCTGGCGGGGCGGGCCCGGCACTCCGCGGCGGACGGCTTCGCCTCGGCCACCATCGAGCTCCCCGGAAGCGGTGACCGGCCCCGTTCCGCCGCCACCGAGCAGGCCCGCGCCGACATGCGCCGGGCGCTGGAGGCCGGCGAGCCGGTCACCGAGGACATCGTGGACCGGCTCGTCCTCCCGCTGGTCGACCAGGCGGTCCCGGAATGGCAGGCCGCCCTGGACGCCCTCCTTTCGCTGCCGGAGATCGGCGGCCCGGTCGGGTACTCGGGGGGTGTGATCTCCATCGGCGTCCGCCTTGCGGTGGTCGAGCCGCGCATCGAGGCCGCCGTTCTGTTCGCCGGGAGTTTCGTTCCCGCCGTCATGTTCGAGGAGGCCCGCCAGGTCACCATTCCGCTGCACGTCCTGCTGCAGTGGGACGACGAAGGGAACGACCGGCAGGTGGCCCTGGATCTGTTCGACGCCTTCGGCTCCAAAGAGAAGACGCTGCACGCCAACATGGGCGGGCACACCGGCGTCCCGCAGTTCGCAGGGGAGGCCGCGGCCCGGTTCTTCACCCGGCATCTGAGCTAGCCGCCGACCAACCCCCGCCGTCAGACCGGCAGCAGCCGGTAGGCGGGTGCCCGACTCGACCGTCAGCGCCCGGGCCCGGCCCGGGCGCTGGCGGCCAGCGGTCGGCAGTCGGCACGCATGGGTGGGCTCCTGCCACCGGTGGAGGCGCCGTTGACGGCGGCGGTGTGATCGAATCGGAGGTATGACGACGACCACCGAGTTGATCCCCGTCGCCGGCGGAGGCCACATCTGGGCCGAGCGGGCCGGGGACGGCCCCCCGCTCGTCCTGCTCCACGGATCGGTCCACGACAGCCGCCTGTGGAACCGCGTCTTCGCCGCGCTGCCACCGCACCACACCGTGGTTCGTTACGACGCCAGGGGTCATGGACGCTCGACGCTTCCTACCGCGCCGTTCCTCTATGAAGACGACCTGCTGGCGGTCCTGGACCGATTCGGCTTCCAGGCCGCGGAGCTCGTGGGCCTGAGCATGGGAGGAGAGGTCGCGCTCGACTTCACCCTGCAACATCCCGAGCGGGTCCGCTCGCTGACGCTGATCGCGGCGTCCGTCGGCGGGCACGAGTGGCCCCGGAGCGCTGCGATGGACGCGTATGTCGCGGCCCTTCGCGGATCGGACGCATGCCGCATTGCCGAGGCGGAGCTCACCCTCTGGGCGGGCCTGGGTGACCGGGCCCCGGGTTTCGACCTCATCGAGCCCATGGTGCGGGAGAACGCCGAACTCAGAGCCGTCGCCGAGAAGGGACACGCGCTCGACCCCGAGGAGGACGCCGTCGGCCGTCTGGACCGAATCGAGGCACCGACGACGGTCGTCGTCGGCGATCACGACCACCCCGAGATCGGCGTCATCGCCCGGCGCCTCGCCGACGGCATCCCCGGCGCACGCCTGGAGGTGGTCGCCCACGCCGACCACTACCTGCCGCTACGGGCGCCAGGGCGACTTCTCGAACTCCTCCTCGGCTCCGACGTTTTCGGGGCCGATCCCCTACGGTGAACCATCGGGAAGCGGAACCAGATCGGCCGCATACCGGCAACGGCGGTGCACGGCGAGCACGTGGGGGCAGGGCATGGCTGAGGGCTGGGTCAAGTGGTTCGACAGTGTGAAGGGTTACGGCTTTCTCACCGTGCAGGGCTATCGGGACGAGGACATCCGGGTCGGTAGCGAGGATGTCTTCGTCCACTACGCGGATATTCAGACGGCTGGCTACAAGACACTTGAGGACGGTGAGTACGTCTCCTTCGCCATCGAACGGAACGCGAAGGGGACATTCATCGCTCGTCGCGTCACCCCGCTCGGTGGGCCGCCCCGACCGTCCGTGCCGGACCAGCACGCGAACGGGGCCGACCATGCCGCGGTATGGCGGTCGCCACGTGCTGGGGCCGCCATCCTGTCGCTCGTCGTCCTGGCCATCGCGATCGTTGTGATCGTCCTTCCGTGACGCAACGAGGCGCCCCGGTCGGTCAGTCGATCCGCGGGAGAGTCCGCTGGTGTTGAAGGAGTGCCTCGGCCGTGGCCTTCATCAGGGTGAACCGGGGGATGTCGTCGGTCTGCCGGGTCAGCGGTCGGCGGCGGCCCCCGCCGGTCACCTCGAAGGAGCCCTTGCGGACGCCCAGATCCTCCACCAGGTCCCAGGCGAGGTCGTCGCCTCCGACGTCGATCCCGTCCCGGGCCAGAGCGATGCTGCCGAAGACCTGCGGTTCGCCCCGCTGAACCGCGGACCAACCGGCGGCCCCAAACGTCCTCTGGGCCGCCCCCCACTCGCGGCGCTCGGTGAGACGGTCGATGACGAAGGCCTACACCCCGTTGACGTCCGTCTCCCGGCAGGCGAGGAGGAAGGTGCGGTGCGGATCCCAGTCCATGCTGAGCTTGAGCCTGCGGCACAGTTGGGCCCAGCCGAGCGGGGCGGCGGCGATGACCCACGCGTCCGGGCTCTGCGCCGTGAGCCGCACGGCCGACCGTAACCAGGAGGCCGCCTGCTCCGGCCAGTCCACGACCGCGACGACCGTGCCCCCGCCGGCCTGCCACGCGGCGGTGAAGGCTTCGGCCGCCGCCCGTGAGGCCCCGTCCCGGCTGTGCCCGACCGCGACGGTCGAGATGCCGGCGGCAGGCGCCCTCAACAGGGCCAGCAGCGAACGGAGTTCGGCCTCGGTGTGCGGAGCGGGCGGTGAGGCCGCGGCGTACTGAGCGGCCTGCGCCGCGGGCATCAGCGGGGAGCGGGCGAGATCCCGCGACTGCCGTCCGGTCATGTCGTACCCTCCTTTTCCCCGCGTGCTCCGCACGCGGAGCTCTCCTACCGGGCTCTCCTGCTGGGACTTCCACTGCCGGTACTCCCCCGGCAGGCAGACGGCGCACGGCCGGTAGCCCGCGGCCACCGCCGCGTCCGGGTCAGGCGGCATCGTGGAAGACCAGGCCCAGGGCGTGCCGGCGGCCGGACCGTACGGTGCTGACGCCGTGCCGCATAGCGCCGGCCGACCAGCCGCGGGTGGAGCGGATGGGCCGGTCCCGGGTGGTGAAGATCAGGCCGTGCCCCTGCGGCAG from the Streptomyces sp. RKAG293 genome contains:
- a CDS encoding TetR/AcrR family transcriptional regulator; translation: MTAPPADPRAARTRARLRQALLDECAQHPLADVSVAALVRRAGVGRATFYLHYGGLEALAVDACADVVRDAVDALHAWRGTPDPENPPPALAAFFTGLVPHAGLYRTLLRPGGGGPLGQVLHQDLRARSRAERALVGAPRPDLIASAVAATFAGVLADWLHGLIEATPEEITHQIWNLLVTLHRTRLL
- a CDS encoding glycoside hydrolase family 15 protein, coding for MCTSRASVDQGQVAYVALTYAAAGALTVRRFSRADLSGRSAETIAFWTNWAARCTYQGPHRDAVVRSALVLKGLIYDETGALAAAPTTSLPEEIGGERNWDYRYTWLRDSAAMLAALGAIGYLEEAQHFADWLLRTTAGRAEDLQIMYGIGGERLLHEVDLDHRKGYRGSRPVRVDNGAWDQFQLDTYGELLAAAFLVLKLRGAQTLTPRGAAFLCDVVELNIKRWQEVDEGIWEIRGGRRHFVFSKLMARLAVDCGLHILDLNPALTQDPGVRERWQDARQEMRTALETRGVDPKTGAFLRAFEHDELDASALQVGLRGFLPPDDPRILATIDRIEAELTRNGHVYRYLGEDGLQGEEGTFVFCTLWMASALARAGRTDAAETYLTRVLDCANDLGLLAEEIDPGTGEQLGNFPQGFSHLGVIGAVLNPAHAQPGADAFWIDRWKDLKGR
- a CDS encoding DUF2254 family protein, producing the protein MGSDSGNGDGVWHRPLCVTVGLGAGLLLPHVALHPMIGADRAADLLFALGFGVIGLVSIIFSLLFLVVQWAATTFTPRLGLFRDDPIVWRTFAFSLGVFVFCIAAALSIISRTEVSIAVPVIAMILALVTLAFMYTLRSRAFASIQLGPCLHAISDRTRHVVNTVHDRPLGDQASAGSGLPAEADGSPVLWPDYGAVLCGIDVPTLVEVARTHDCLIVLCQAPGQLLVRNRPVARIHAGTLPPDALLAALAPGVERTFDQDPEIGMRLLADIALRGLSPAINDPATAVQALDHIEDLLLLLADRDLDVGRVHDADGTLRVMVPGPDWDRYLSTALDDVINSAQTIPLALHRIRLLLQHVLDAGPETRRPQLRERLTRVEQLIARCFPASSAPNPAADTDSH
- a CDS encoding YhjD/YihY/BrkB family envelope integrity protein — protein: MQVPIFTEGRTSRINRERLVRTLTFWLRPVFALRVINRFQRIVGFDRSMALASSALTALVPLAILGGAALSGVVDYDSADRIIKRYGLSGAGADAVNSLLSPAESTTTSVGVFGVVFLTVSVLSFARASQRLFEQTWELKPLSVRNTRNGLWWILTLGAYALVTGWLAAALGGRQLSLVTAACEASVSGVFLVWSGWILSAKRIPWPDLIPFGVTAAVLTAVYSWGATLYLPRLFNSSTSRYGVVGAVFAMISALFAAMLVLVASAALGREVRDELSRIRQGHRPSDHEVRQQWDSLVEQTRSRWRTAREQVSHRRTKGADH
- a CDS encoding alpha/beta hydrolase; this translates as MNFTSEQRLDDGVLERDFTLGEIPGTLWTPGSASASAPAPLILLGHPGGLQKMYPRLAGRARHSAADGFASATIELPGSGDRPRSAATEQARADMRRALEAGEPVTEDIVDRLVLPLVDQAVPEWQAALDALLSLPEIGGPVGYSGGVISIGVRLAVVEPRIEAAVLFAGSFVPAVMFEEARQVTIPLHVLLQWDDEGNDRQVALDLFDAFGSKEKTLHANMGGHTGVPQFAGEAAARFFTRHLS
- a CDS encoding alpha/beta fold hydrolase encodes the protein MTTTTELIPVAGGGHIWAERAGDGPPLVLLHGSVHDSRLWNRVFAALPPHHTVVRYDARGHGRSTLPTAPFLYEDDLLAVLDRFGFQAAELVGLSMGGEVALDFTLQHPERVRSLTLIAASVGGHEWPRSAAMDAYVAALRGSDACRIAEAELTLWAGLGDRAPGFDLIEPMVRENAELRAVAEKGHALDPEEDAVGRLDRIEAPTTVVVGDHDHPEIGVIARRLADGIPGARLEVVAHADHYLPLRAPGRLLELLLGSDVFGADPLR
- a CDS encoding GAP family protein; protein product: MVLDLVLIGLAITLYPLPIMAFVLVLSSPGGVWKGLAFILAWLACLVAVIGAVLILTGGEPPAPRSPPSTAALAAKLAIGVSLVLYGEHRRRSRRSSAPMDTAQPAPDAAAPPSRMHQASVWSAAGLAVLLQPWGMVAAAASTVVEADLAHGATYVALLAFCILATASLLTMELLMVFTPRRAERILTGLRSWLAAHQDQAIVAICLFLGIMLAGRAIFELTS
- a CDS encoding trehalase-like domain-containing protein codes for the protein MTDATDTGFPPISDYAFLSDCHSVALVGRDASVEWACFHRFDQRSVFARILDRERGGYFRIAPVAEYTTTRRYLPDTNVLETRFETATGAVTVTDCLPVRETSPVPAASSADPRTGCSCAPCAARQAPWNCGWSSLPDSSTGSPLPSSNTRTRTWPWSPVAPTPCSCRANWGR
- a CDS encoding DUF1304 domain-containing protein, with amino-acid sequence METTANVLVGLVAALHAYILVLEMFLWEKGPGRKLSGFDADMARATAPLAANQGLYNGFLAAGLVWGLIAGDPTGFRVTVFFLVCVLVAGVYGGVTANRRILIAQALPGALALAAVLAAR
- a CDS encoding diacylglycerol kinase family protein — its product is MDTSDGGTMAGARLLARLSLLCGLAAVVILLAFTGAGGPLILLIGLAGLVVAAVGVWWALAHRGVVRGAGALLAVGAPAAVLVFYARTGLWVVALASLLLGGAALTCGRVALRRARPHVGMAAIVRPAPVRPVLIMNPMSGDGKVGRFGLVEKAQRLGARVLLLDTAVSTDVAALARRAVAEGADLLGVAGGDGTQALVAAVAAAHDLPFMVISAGTRNHFAMDLGLDRTDPSRCLDALTDGEELTVDLGVVAGRPFVNTVSFGAYAQIVQSPEYRTAKAGTALNALPDLLLGDQGERLDVHADGTRLESQQALLVSNNPYAAVDPLAAGRRTRLDGGTLGVLGIRVDGAVQAAELAVRGGRATGLHVLTAHQVTVHAAAETIPVAVDGEALNLPTPVTCSINSGVLRVRVPRSRPGAPTANPPLNWRHLIALAFSRSRSTPGSGDRTGEATGT
- a CDS encoding carbonic anhydrase, whose protein sequence is MMEPAVPPRSGRERGPITPEGVLQWLLEGNRRWVGGQLVHPHGTVARRAALAAGQDPMATVFSCIDSRVPPEIVFDCGVGDLFVVRTAAHTNDGLVQGAVEYGVDEALTPLLVVMSHQRCGAVGLAVETLNAGRAAPAHLEDVVEALRPAYEAAKALPGDQVDNTVRAQIRLTVEQLHHDSMLEPLESQGRARVIGAYYSLDSGAVDFHQA